GTCAAATGTGCCAATTAAATGGCACCAATTATCCTCTATCCACATCTTAAAAGATaacattcttttcatttttcattccttGATTTCCCACTACTGCAAGAATGAAACTTAGAGCAAGTGGATCTCATTCTAGTGAGTACAGTTTGGAGCTAAATGAACTCAGGTAACTAGATAAGTGAGATTTCTATTAATAGACTTTGTTAGTTACTTTTCTTAAAACATAATGCAAAAGGAATATCAATAGAGGGGACAGAGTGAGGAAATAAACTTGATTCTTAGTTTACCTGGAGCTGTTAATTTAGAATTTGCACTGTGATTTACTTGTAGCACTGCATAAATTTGAGGTATCATCCTTCTAAGGTATTGCTATCATTAAAGAAAAAAGCTTCTTTTAGGAATTTTATGGCTCTTGGTCAGGACTACCAGAaaaatgggggggggggaggAGGAGGCTATAACATTCAAAGAGAGATCAAATTTTAACCAAGTAGTATCAAGTGATGCATAAAGTTCTAAATGAGTGATATTTAGTCTTTGATAGACCACGTAACAAGCATGAAACCAGCGGTACTACCCTAGTTGCTTGATATGCAGATGTGCTTCTATCAATGGTCAAGGGCTTTCTTCGAATTACTAATCCTAGAATTGCATCATATTCTGGAATGTTAATTCTCATTATATGAAAACTAAGATATGATAGCAAAGCAACCCAAAAATAGTATTTTGCCTCAAAATCAAAAGAGAAACAGATGAAACAGACCAAGATAAAAGAAAATGCCAAGCCAAACCTTTCAAGCAGCCTTTGATGGTCTGAAATCTCTTCATCAACCGATGGTATATCTCCATTAATTTTAGGTACATGCTACACAATCACAAAATTAGCAACGTCAATTCCGATTAAACTCACTAATAGGAAAAGAGTCAAGAATTCATACGCATGaaagaatttttcctttttaaatcagTAGAAACAACTTAATGGTGAACCTTGAGACACTTCGAACAATCCTACCCTACTCAACTCTAATGGTTGAAGTTTAAACGAAGAACATATAAACAATGAATCCATTTGAACAGTTATGAACATTAATCCTACCGTTCCTGAAGACATTGTACACCGAACAAGTTTCATAACATTCATTAGAAATTTTCTAACCAAATGGGAAAAAATCATAATTATCCTTAAACTTAAATACATTTGGCTCTTATTTTTCAGTACATTGGAGGAGAAAAAAATATGGTAATCTTGTAGCCTTCATTACTGAACTTAAAAACTGAATATACTTCCACAAAACATAAGGAATGAAGTCAGAACAGGCATTCTTTTATTGAAAGCTTGTCTAAGATTGCAACTGATGCAGGATATCTTTTAATTACTATGAGTTATTCTTCAAATTTCATTCCTCAGGAAAGAGATCAAAAACACAAGGACTTCaacaaatttataataaaataaaatcaactaacaatgaaagaaaaagaaatgtgaTGAAATGATGCTTCCACCACAATGCAGAGGAACTTCAGTTAATACTAACAAAAAAAAACCACCTTTGAAATCTAATAAACAAAGCAACTTTCCAGACTTGTACGTAGTACTTACAGGAATAGGAACCATGTCATTCAACCTCTTCTCTACTTCATCATCAAGAACAGATGACTCGTCAATTGTATCTATACGCAACATGTCTTCACCATGATAAAGGTTGTCTCCCATGCCATAATTACCACCTTGTTCACTTATAAAATCATCTAAATCCCTCGTCCCATGATTAACTTCATCTTCACAATCTATACACAGTAGGCAACACTATTGCATTAAATAAAGTCCCTATAATCAATTAGTCAAAATGGCAACTTCAGAAGTTCACACTACCAGAACCATGTTGTCTTCCTTGAAGGCCAAACCAATCTTGGGAAAGAATAGAGTCTCGGCTAGGATTAGTAAATCCGGATGCCTCTGCAGCAGCGACTCGTGAGAGTTCCTCTTGCAGGGCATGTGCAATAACAGCATCATTCTCTACATTTACACATTCAGGTTCATAACAACCCTCTCTAATCTGCACAGTTTGACTATTGTATTTGTCATACTGAGTAATACTACAACGGGCACCAGAATGGCTATATACACAAACTTGTATATCTTGGAGACCCCATCGAGCAACATCAGGATCTATATCACATGTAATCAttggtaaaattataaaagaatgtCGTCCACGTTTCTTCCTTAACTTGTTACTCCCGGAAAGAAACTCTaaggaaaagaacaaaaaaagaagaagaaaatgtgtCATAATTAGCACATGAATATCACCCATCTCAGATTAGGCAAATATATAGACAAATTGCCGAAAGAAACTAACATAAAAATTTGAATGTAGAATAGAAGCCCAAAAACTCTAATTCCAATCTACAAATTCTTAGAAATGGTTTACGATTTTCCAAATATAATAACTATAAacaaaattattgcaaaaatTCTATAACATTCAAGATATAATTGTCATGATCCAGTTACAATGATCATATCCAGTAAAAAAACTTCTTATCTTTAGCTATTCCATCAATGAAAATTGATGCATACAGTGTATAAGTCGGTATTGGCCAAAATGAgaaaaaacaaattgaaattttgatggaaTAGTTATGTGCCAGCCTGAACAACCGGTACTGTTACAGTATCGACTACCATGGTATACACTGAAATTTAGCGTCAATATTTAAGCGATGAAATGCCTTATCAACAATTTTGAGTGAATTTTTAGTGAAGATTTATGTCTTCACTCCAATAATACTACCGCATTGACGTCTAATTCAAGATTTTTATTGCAAATAGGAGATTGGAATTCAGATTCCTTTTATTTTACTCAATCTGgtgttatatatacatatatcctCCCATCTTTATCTTGTGGTAAAGTTGTAGAAGCAACATGAGAAACCAATTCCACTTTATTTACTGATATCCATCTCATCGATTTGATTCCTTCATAGATCACTCAATCAAACATTGCCTACCTATCGCTAAATATAACAAGGTCGAAATACAATTCCTTACAATAGGAAATCCATAGAATTTATTTCCAGTAAGGAAAATTTTTCAGATATAGAGAAAaatgaattgaacaaaaaaaaaaaaacacagaaaaatCCAATTATCTTTCATGGATAAGAGAAATAGAATCTTTAAAAgttaccaaaaaaaaagaaaagaaaaaagaagcacAACCTTACCTGATCTAAAAATTACAGCAGCGAGCAAAGAATAACAGATAAGAATGGATTGATCTTtaacaaatcaaattttaattatcttaAAAAATACTATTACAGAAGCGGCTcagtttgaaagcttcaaaaaagTACAGCCTTGAAAACTAAATATACCTAACATTAACACCTGTTTACCTAATATTTTTGACAAATCCCTAATTTGTCAACAAATTATAAATATTCTccaccaaaatgaaaataaatcatatcTATTTTACATTTCGAAAATAAACTAAAGTTTTCatccaaaatattaatttaatttaattttatccttttttttaattatttataaaaattttaaaattaagaataatttaaataatatatatatcatcgaATAAAAAAACTACTTATaccttttatatttatatacttttataggTTTTTCCAGTCATGTTAATTATGAGTTAGTTTAATGCAACACGTGGTTAAAATttagattatttcatgaaaatattttatttaaaaattgatatttttaattgtttCGACTGTCTGATAACTTTGTCTAGAAATTGACATTCTTAAAGTAGGGAATTAAGCATGAATTGGAATGTTGAAAAAACTACATTCTCTGACGTATGCTTAGATATTTTAGGCATCCAAATCTTATCTTTCGACTGCAGatgaaaaacaaataataaaagggtGAGTATTCAaatcactaatttttttttttaaaaaattatctttaatttatataaaaaaattaattaattataaaatagtaacaacaaataataatatgattgtctttctatataaaatttaattcaaagaTCAAGTGTTTTTTTACATTAAAACTGAAAAATGGTAAGTGTTGTCTACTCAACCATCACCAAGTGTTGGATGCAATggcaaaacccaaaaaaataatagGGCTTGAGCTTTGAAGACAACATCGTTGGAAGGGATAGTCATGAACTCCGAATATGGAccataaaatgaatataaaaaaataaaaaattgatttgaatgattcaCATATGTTCATTAGTTCCATTGCAGAAAAAAATGAAAGACCCGATGAATCAGAACACTGTCAAGTGTTCAATCAGGAATAGGAGACTGGTCCAGTGTATACCATCGAACGAGTTGCAAACCAGTGAACAACTGATTAAACTGgtaaaatttggttttaagtttCTGCATGTATCTCCATACACATTGGAAATGGGCAACaaagtacataagattttatataaGAACCTAGAAGCTAGCTACTATTTTAGGGTGAATCACATACAAGATACTCTAAAgcatctaaaatttttaatttaactacGCAGAGTTTGATCTAAGCTTCAATCCAGGTAGATTCAGATTTTATGTAGCAGTTCAATGTTATAGCCAGTTGGCCCAGTTCAACCCTCATCACCAGTACACGATATTGCCAGAAAAAAGGTCCAACCCACCATACAGGCATATATATTATCAGCTTATATAATAGAAATAGCTTGAAACGCCAATCCAACTTACCTATAAATTTGTATATTGCCTTCTGTATGCACCTTTCAAGCTTATTAAGCTGCTTCTGCATATAACATTGCAGATTCAAGTTTAGTTTCTAGGAAGCAACATTGACAAATTGATAACACACAATTTGATTCACAAATACAATAAATTGAAACCAAAGCCTATTGCTTAGTACCTCATTGACTTTTGAAGACAGACATGCCGGTGCAACAGGgttttcaaatttaaactttGGTAGCAATGTGTGAGCAACTTTAACCCTCTGAAATTGCCCATCATTCGATACATAATTTCAGCACAAAGTTGTGTTCGAGTGAAAAAGGTGACCAGGACAATTACACAAGTTAATGATAGAGAGTCTTAACAATCATTGTGTAGTCATATTTTATTTGCAAACAAGTAAATACAAAAATCTTACACGTTGGCATCTCCCAGAATGGTGTATTGTCTGCTATAATCTCTCAAGAATTATGCACACTAACTACTACTTCTATTGAACAAAGATAAGTCTCATTGCACATTTCCTTCAGAAATTAAATATTCTGGAATtgactaaaatattttaaaccatttataaGTTTCAAAAAGTACCTCCACGATGAAAGGAATGCTCGAATGTGGCAACAGATCTAACACAAGCCATTCTTGACTGCTATAGTTAGTGACAATGTCTAAAACAGATCCCCCCTGCCCACTGACAAACTAGTGCATAAGCATTAAGCTTCAACGAAAGCTCTTTGATACTTCTTGTGCTTGAATATCTGTTCTGTCATCAGATTTTGCATCTATATCTGAACCCTTCTCCAACTTTTCATGCTTAATAAACCGATTGTTTATCTTTCTATTCTTCAAAATCTGATCGGATTCCTTTACCAACCTTATATATTTCTTCCTCACAACCAGCATAGGATGTTTTTCTATGCTAGAGTTACCACAATATGCCTCCTTAAGAATTGCAGTACAAGTTTTGttcttaaaagataaataaaacatATGAGGATGCCTTTCGAATGCTTTATGGACTTTCTGAGGTAATCCAAAATATTTCTTAAGACACAAAAGCTTCTTCCTTTCAGCTGAGTGCTCAACAAATAAACTCAACAACTCATGAAGAATCCCCACAACTCTCTTCTCGGCAAAATCACTATCCGGATCCAAATGCCAAAAATCCTCATAAGGTGAAACATACGGAAGTTTTTGAAATTCATTTAGCCAACTTTCAATCTTCCTCCTTAGCCTTAAACCCTTTGATGGAAAAAGTGGAAACTCAATTCCTTCCAATGTACCACCAAAATAAACCCCATTTTTAATTGCATTTCTTTGCATTGTAGACAATACTTTTTCTCCATTACTCTCAACAGTCAATCCTTTCAACCCATCTTCCATATCCACAAACCTAAAAGACTCATCAAGAAGATCCCCTTTTGAATCGTCCAAAAACCTTTCAGGCAACCCCAAATACCAAGCCATTCCTTTAATTATCTTCAAAGGCAAAACTTTATCTTTACTCATCAAAACAAACCTTTTCAACCTATCTTTCAAATCCTCCTTGCATTCCTCCAATACCCTTTTCTCCTCTCTATCAATCTCAGCAGCTTCAGGGGTCAACCTAAACCAAGGCAAATTGTGTTCACCTCTAAACTCCTCAAAAACTGAAGGGTATTGCCTTAGGAACCTAGCAACCCTAATGGAAATATCAAATTCCAAGCCTCTTTTTGAAACAGAAGAAATTGGGATACAACCATTGGGATAATTCACAATGAAGTTTTTGAGCTGAATAATCGGTTTAAGCTCAGCAGATTTATGGATGTGTAGTATGGAGTCAAAGAATGGATCTTTCTTCCATTTCATGTACACATTCACATAGTTGCTAATTTGGGTATATCTAAAAGGAGATTTCTGGTGATCGAAGAGGGAAAAGACTGAAATTTTGGAACAGAAAAATAGATTTCCAAAGTGGGTTGTAAAGTAGGAGTTGTGAAAAAACATCGGTTTAGGATTGTTGGGGGAGATTTATGAGGTTCTTACCATGTTACCAACTCATTGTTGTTGGGAGATGCAGAAGAAACAGCAGGATTGAGAAGGTGAGAGACCTCGGATGGAATCGCTACTGCAGACACCGCTGGCTATGTGGTTGCCAGCCTCACTGCTCACAGGCGTCTACGGTGTATGTATGGAAAAGTAAGcttaaaagaaatttaatcaaAAGTGATGGGCCCAAGCCCCATACAAGAGAAAGGCCTAAAAAGACCAAAATACTACAATGAAAGCAACATCCCAACAATTGGATAAAGGAGAGGGACAATATTCCACCCACCAAGGAGGGGGAAACCAAGAGTCGCACCATTAAGGGGGGCAGTGCTGCATATTTGTTCATATCACTTCAATTTTAGCATCAAGttcattttatgtaaattttaacTGGTTTGCATATTTTTCTCttgtttatgtttttttagtGTTGTGCCTTATTGTAACCATTTCTCCAAAGTTATGTTCCTGTCATATTTTTAATAATCTAAATTTCATAACCTAGTGAATAGAGCTGTTAATGGGTGAAATCAGATATTAACCTGGAGGAAAAAGGAGGAAGAGATAAGTTAGCTGCACCACCACCTGCGACAGCTGCTCAACCAGCCATGGTTTTAAAGAAGTTGATGAAGTAAAAAGTAGGATTCCTTACTGAAGATTACCAATCGCCCATGAttctatatatttacatatagTTAAAATGATGGTGAATAATTGAGAGTTTGGAGACTTGATCAAGTCGAGTCCTCATAGAAGCCAACAAAATGCAGTCTTCTTAAATGAAAAAATGAGCTGGAACTTCCTACAAACTGCAACTCCaatgctttttatttatttatttgctacttaaaaaaactaataaagtAAATAAGCAGCCGTCAGCTCCCATGGCACATGATCAAAAAATCTTCAAACCCAATATAAATAaccatattttaattatatatatagttgtTGTCTTAATCTTTCTCACCTCAGTCATAATCCACATGAATTTGTCAAACATTATTATTGCTTCCTTTATCTTTTGGCGGCGGCGTTTCATTTATTAccttaaaaaagttatttttaataaaattattgaaataaattaatttttaaaaaatttatgagaatagatcgatttttaaatttaaataataccaaaaaaattattaaatttaaataaatttatctttggCGTTCAAGATTTTTAAGGCATTGGAAATGAAATTTTAGACcgaaatatttttcccaattaaacCTTGTAAtggtattataaaaatatatatattatataataaaaataaaaataaacatactataaatattataatatacatatataaattcattaccataaatatatttttaataaatttattattaaagataatacaaatttaatattaaatataattatttatttaggtaAAACGAAAACGCCCCCAACGTATCAATCCGTAAGTCAAACATTAAAATTCCAATTTTAGCCTTGAAGCTAATTTGACAAAGACAACACTGCAAGTAATTCTTGTAAATGCCGAACATGAGAAGGAAATAAAGGCTTCAAAGTCTCTGTTTCCATTGTCTTCCTTAGAAAGTCACATCTTTTCGCCCCTCCAAACTACCACCACTTCCTCCGCCGTTACCACCATCTCAACCACCCTGAAAAACCTATCACACCTTAAAACCCGCTAAAATTTCCCCCAAGGAAAAAATTGTCATTTCGTTTTCCATCTTCCTAATGTGTAGATCAAGAAAAAGCACAGATGCAATCCAACCAACATCTTCAAATTCAAAAAGACgatctttttcatcatcttttcaAACACCCAAATCCTTGAAACCCTCGTCCTCTTTTTCTGATCCATCACCTTCCACCATTTCCACAACCAACGACTTAGCTTCCTCCTCCAGCAATTTTTACTTCAACTCTTCAAGCTACTCCCTTTCAACCCAAACCTCCAACACCCTGTCATCTTTAAGAGCTTCTCTCCCTGAAAACCCCCATATCTACGACTTCTCCCTCATCTCTTCAGCCACCACCAACTTCCTCTCCAAGcgcttctcttcttcttcctcgtcaTCTTCATGGCTTTGTCACCTTCATGGTAAACAAGTTGTCGTTTTTCGAAGAAAACTGAGGCGTTCCATTGAGTTAGATGACTTGGTTCACAAGTTGTCGGTCATTTGTAGGAGTCACCATAGTAGTTTGATCAAGCTTTTGGGTGCTTCCCTGTCTGGGAATTTTGTTTATCTCGTGTATGAATATGTTAAAGGGGCTAACCTAGGCGATTGTTTGAGGAACCCCAAGAACCCAAGTTTCACACTACTTTCTTCTTGGATTTCCCGTATGCAAATTGCTATTGATATTGCTCATGGATTGGATTACATTCACCATTGTTCAGGTCTGGAAACTAGCTTCACCCATAACCATATAAAGGTCACAAGTATTTTAGTCGCTGAAGATTCTTTAACAGccaaaatttgtcattttggcACTGCTGAGATATGTGGGGAAGTGAGCAAAGAAGAAGGGTCAAGAAGCCTTGGGAGAACAGACAGTAAAGTTATGAAAATTGAAGGAACAAGAGGGTATATGGCACCTGAACTCCAATTCAATGGTTTGGTGACACAAAAATGTGATGTTTATGCATTTGGGGTAGTGGTTTTGGAGCTGTTGAGTGGAGAGGAAGCCTTGAAGTTTACGTTTGATGAAGTGGACGGAGGGTACAAGAGAGTGAGTGTGATAGATACAGCAAGGGAGGCAGCGGCGGGAGGCAGTGGAGGGGTGAGGAGGTGGGTGGATAGGAGGTTGAAAGACTCATTTCCGGTGGAAGTGGCGGAGAAGATGGTGTTGGTGGCATTGGAATGCTTGGAGGAAGATCCAGAAAGAAGGCCTGAAATGAAGAAAGTTGTAGGGAAGGTATCAAAGTTGTATTTGGAGTCAAAGAATTGGGCTGACAACATTGGTTTGCCTACTGATATCTCGGTCTCAATGGCTCCAAGGTAAAAACCATACATAATTTGGTTGCAGGTTTTGGTTATTTGTATGAACAACACAATTTTTGAGagcttgtattttttttattatttgctttCTTATACTAACAATTCATGATTCTTTTAAACAAGTAGAGGTAAGTGTAGATATTTGTACATGTTGTGTATAATACAGAGTTAGGTAAATGTAtggagatatatatatacacacacaaacaCTCTTTCTGGCACAGATTTTGGTATGGATTTGTTTTCAAAGTTAAAGTTTCTGATGTCTTGTACAGATATAAATTAATCTGCTGAATATACA
The sequence above is drawn from the Gossypium hirsutum isolate 1008001.06 chromosome A05, Gossypium_hirsutum_v2.1, whole genome shotgun sequence genome and encodes:
- the LOC107904272 gene encoding OVARIAN TUMOR DOMAIN-containing deubiquitinating enzyme 9, with product MITCDIDPDVARWGLQDIQVCVYSHSGARCSITQYDKYNSQTVQIREGCYEPECVNVENDAVIAHALQEELSRVAAAEASGFTNPSRDSILSQDWFGLQGRQHGSDCEDEVNHGTRDLDDFISEQGGNYGMGDNLYHGEDMLRIDTIDESSVLDDEVEKRLNDMVPIPHVPKINGDIPSVDEEISDHQRLLERLLLYGLVENKVHGDGNCQFRSLSDQLYRSQDHHRFVRQQVVSQLKSNPEMYEGYVPMAYGDYLKKMNKTSEWGDHLTLQAAADWYGVKIFILTSFKDTCYIEILPHYQKSERIIFLSFWAEVHYNSIYPEGELPKKKKKWWMV
- the LOC107904271 gene encoding protein WHAT'S THIS FACTOR 9, mitochondrial produces the protein MFFHNSYFTTHFGNLFFCSKISVFSLFDHQKSPFRYTQISNYVNVYMKWKKDPFFDSILHIHKSAELKPIIQLKNFIVNYPNGCIPISSVSKRGLEFDISIRVARFLRQYPSVFEEFRGEHNLPWFRLTPEAAEIDREEKRVLEECKEDLKDRLKRFVLMSKDKVLPLKIIKGMAWYLGLPERFLDDSKGDLLDESFRFVDMEDGLKGLTVESNGEKVLSTMQRNAIKNGVYFGGTLEGIEFPLFPSKGLRLRRKIESWLNEFQKLPYVSPYEDFWHLDPDSDFAEKRVVGILHELLSLFVEHSAERKKLLCLKKYFGLPQKVHKAFERHPHMFYLSFKNKTCTAILKEAYCGNSSIEKHPMLVVRKKYIRLVKESDQILKNRKINNRFIKHEKLEKGSDIDAKSDDRTDIQAQEVSKSFR
- the LOC107904269 gene encoding lysM domain receptor-like kinase 3; protein product: MCRSRKSTDAIQPTSSNSKRRSFSSSFQTPKSLKPSSSFSDPSPSTISTTNDLASSSSNFYFNSSSYSLSTQTSNTLSSLRASLPENPHIYDFSLISSATTNFLSKRFSSSSSSSSWLCHLHGKQVVVFRRKLRRSIELDDLVHKLSVICRSHHSSLIKLLGASLSGNFVYLVYEYVKGANLGDCLRNPKNPSFTLLSSWISRMQIAIDIAHGLDYIHHCSGLETSFTHNHIKVTSILVAEDSLTAKICHFGTAEICGEVSKEEGSRSLGRTDSKVMKIEGTRGYMAPELQFNGLVTQKCDVYAFGVVVLELLSGEEALKFTFDEVDGGYKRVSVIDTAREAAAGGSGGVRRWVDRRLKDSFPVEVAEKMVLVALECLEEDPERRPEMKKVVGKVSKLYLESKNWADNIGLPTDISVSMAPR